A region of Aquarana catesbeiana isolate 2022-GZ linkage group LG08, ASM4218655v1, whole genome shotgun sequence DNA encodes the following proteins:
- the LOC141105279 gene encoding olfactory receptor 13A1-like produces the protein MNLEGKFNGTGFSIRGLSDVPAARLPVFLICLFVYFSIIFGNLSIFTIILGNPNLHTPMYIFLMNLSAADIIYASNILPNVMNMLVTFYNGISFARCMTQMYFYIALTCTQVLLLEVMAYDRYLAICHPLRYFLLMSLVKCASLATLAWTFSFVITIGHIVLISKLSFCGLRFIDHFYCDIAPILKLTCSSTFDVEIMNYIEGVLITFNAFLFTIISYMFIISTILKIKTSEGQRKAFSTCSSHLTCVIIFYGTLFFLYMRPSSSYSPARDKFFALLSSVIIPILNPIIYSLKNQEIKVGVKNLCRKIMY, from the coding sequence ATGAACTTAGAAGGCAAATTCAATGGAACAGGTTTCTCCATCAGAGGTCTATCTGACGTCCCAGCGGCTCGCTTGCCAGTATTTCTGATTTGCTTATTCGTTTATTTTAGCATCATCTTTGGGAACTTAAGTATATTTACCATTATTTTAGGAAATCCCAATTTGCACACTCCCATGTATATATTTTTGATGAACCTTTCAGCTGCAGACATCATATATGCTTCAAATATTTTACCAAATGTAATGAACATGCTGGTCACATTCTACAATGGTATTTCTTTTGCTAGATGCATGACCCAAATGTATTTTTACATAGCACTGACATGTACACAGGTACTCCTACTCGAGGTCATGGCATATGATCGATATTTAGCAATCTGCCATCCGCTTAGATATTTTCTGTTAATGAGTTTAGTTAAGTGTGCATCACTTGCTACTCTGGCATGGACCTTTAGTTTTGTAATTACTATAGGACATATTGTGTTAATCTCTAAACTGTCCTTTTGTGGCTTGAGATTCATTGATCATTTTTATTGTGATATTGCCCCTATACTGAAGCTTACTTGTAGCAGTACATTTGATGTTGAAATTATGAATTATATAGAGGGTGTACTGATAACATTTAATGCTTTCCTGTTTACCATAATATCTTACATGTTTATTATTTCCACAATTCTAAAGATTAAAACATCTGAAGGTCAGCGTAAAGCATTTTCTACTTGTTCCTCCCACCTAACTTGCGTTATTATTTTCtatgggactttattttttttatacatgagaCCTTCATCAAGCTATTCTCCAGCAAGGGACAAGTTTTTTGCTCTTTTATCTAGTGTAATAATTCCAATATTGAACCCAATAATATATAGTTTGAAAAATCAAGAAATTAAAGTTGGGGTCAAAAATCTTTGCAGAAAAATAATGTATTAA